The proteins below are encoded in one region of Poecile atricapillus isolate bPoeAtr1 chromosome 19, bPoeAtr1.hap1, whole genome shotgun sequence:
- the LOC131586415 gene encoding olfactory receptor 14J1-like, with translation MSNSSSISHFLLLALADTRQLQLLHFCLFLGISLAALLGNGLIISAVACSHHLHSPMFFFLLNLALTDLGSICTTVPKAMHNSLWGTRDISYSGCAAQVFCFVFFISAEYFLLTIMCYDRYVSICKPLHYETLLGSRACAHMAAAAWASGFLNALLHTANTFSLPLCHGNTLGQFFCEIPQFLKLSCSKSYLREFGLLFFSICLALGCFVFIVFSYVQIFRAVLRIPSEQGRHKAFSTCLPHLAVVSLFISTGTFAYLKPPSISSPSLDLALSVLYSVVPPALNPLIYSLRNQELKAAVWRLITGWFQKH, from the coding sequence atgtccaacagcagctccatcagccacttcctcctgctggcattggcagacacgcggcagctgcagctcctgcacttctgcctcttcctgggcatctccctggctgccctcctgggcaacGGCCTCATCATCAGCGCCgtagcctgcagccaccacctgcacagccccatgttcttcttcctgctcaacctggccctcactgacctgggctccatctgcaccactgtgcccaaagccatgcacaattccctctggggcaccagagacatctcctactcaggatgtgctgcacaggttttttgttttgtgttcttCATCTCAGCAGAGTATTTCCTCCTGACCATCATGTGCTACGACCGCTAcgtgtccatctgcaaacccctgcactatgagaccctcctgggcagcagagcttgtgcccacatggcagcagctgcctgggccagtggctttctcaatgctctgctgcacacagccaatacattttccctgcccctgtgccatgGCAATACCCTGGGCCAGtttttctgtgaaatcccacagTTCCTCAAGCTCTCCTGCTCCAAATCCTATCTCAGGGAATttgggcttctttttttttccatctgtttagcacttggctgttttgtgttcattgttttctcctatgtgcagatcttcagggctgtgttgaggatcccctctgagcagggacggcacaaagccttttccacctgcctccctcacctggctgtGGTCTCCCTGTTTATCAGCACTGGCACATTTGCCTACCTGAAGcctccctccatctcctccccatccctggatctggcCCTGTCTGTTCTGTACTCAGTGgtgcctccagccctgaaccccctcatctacagcctgaggaaccaggagctcaaggctgcagtgtggagaCTGATCACTGGAtggtttcagaaacattaa